Proteins encoded together in one Venturia canescens isolate UGA chromosome 10, ASM1945775v1, whole genome shotgun sequence window:
- the Vamp7 gene encoding vesicle-associated membrane protein 7 isoform X1: protein MRIQQVQLHDQTDKKMPLLYSVVARGTTVLAKHATCAGNFEDVTEHILAKIPPQNDKLTYTQGPYLFHYIYENGIIYMCISDDDFQRSRAFLFLNEIKRRFQAGYGEGAHTAMPYGMNTEFSSVLANEMKHYSTSKDIDTLSKVHGELDELKDIMVRNIDNIAMRGERLELLVYKTENLTASSVTFNKTSRNLARLLFWKSVKLYVIVAVVLVVVIYFIISMCCGGLAWQKCVGN from the exons ATGAGGATCCAACAAGTTCAATTACACGATCAAACAG ACAAAAAAATGCCACTCTTGTACAGCGTAGTGGCTCGAGGGACCACTGTCCTAGCTAAACATGCCACGTGCGCTGGAAACTTCGAAGATGTTACCGAACACATATTGGCAAAAATACCGCCACAAAATGACAAACTCACTTATACCCAGGGACCATACTTGTTCCATTATATCTACGAAAATGGAATTATCTACATGTGCATCTCCGACGAC GACTTTCAAAGATCCAGAGCTTTTTTATTCCTGAACGAGATCAAGAGACGCTTCCAAGCCGGATACGGCGAAGGAGCCCATACCGCAATGCCGTATGGGATGAACACAGAATTTTCTTCAGTATTAGCCAATGAAATG AAACACTACAGTACATCCAAGGACATCGATACTCTATCGAAAGTTCATGGTGAGCTCGACGAATTGAAGGATATTATGGTCAGAAACATCGACAACATAGCAATGAGAGGAGAACGTTTGGAACTTCTCGTATACAAgactgaaaatttgacggcAAGC TCTGTTACTTTCAACAAGACCAGCCGAAATTTGGCTCGTTTGCTGTTTTGGAAAAGCGTCAAACTTTATGTGATCGTTGCTGTAGTATTAGTG GTCGTGatttatttcatcatttccatGTGCTGCGGTGGTCTCGCATGGCAAAAGTGCGTTGGGAACTGA
- the LOC122417095 gene encoding proton channel OtopLc-like isoform X1 produces MGESSPDLSLRLRRGSSDSRDSFYMDFAQGIDSDIEEVARPNDNSDPIPDNGLDENGEDFPPLEDITTIPEEASEELREEEEEAAAAAAAAAAAAASLETHVSSRQKTPELLLSGVNGDRENQKPSNWPGLPAALPSPASPSAVIVSPETLSRHSSSSPSRAHHPVAQFALALPCPSQPIPAVCYPAPAYLEVADGPVRNLGADALATTLSALYGKLLVVMGIAFPMAEVISTYIPPSFYEAFYLYLYFGSMIFLLYMYAMLLRDNKPKRSDSKRKDVCDLDSSGSSSTTGGDSESPDSGFPHLRPAQHYGSFYLRMGAVAFGIGSMIYSGLEFGQYFELERNTKCHNIMLALTPSTRMAFIFIQMYFIFLNNEQMKIYRHRVVARFGLMHMIGTNLSVWLNVLVQETKHEILTFYDPENNSLRISHRLGSKAGIHLGGHIHGHHGEHTRLPRGLKGPHHMFECRRTNIMGSLVQDASPFLFPCTIEYSLICAAILYVMWKNISKIGPLHPGTPPGTRHHTHAYRRSPHHYSVDCAGAHKGLFVGILILVLTIISLILFFVLISRPELKSFAVTEVNVCELALYGMSTLATLIGMIQMRKLRYDGSRNLELDNILLVAAQTGMFIYSTFTIIGGHFTLQDETILVLITALASVIQTTFQTIFILDSSRRSVSTPAQIKRKPGREIVTFLLVTNLAMWAINTLEKSRAESHPVQLNFYGLWAWTIITHVSMPLAIFYRFHSTVCLCEVWKRAYKVKPTYM; encoded by the exons atgggagAGAGCAGCCCCGACTTGAGCCTACGGCTTCGCCGAGGCAGCTCCGACTCCAGGGACTCGTTTTACATGGACTTTGCACAG GGTATCGATTCGGACATCGAGGAAGTTGCACGTCCCAATGACAATTCTGATCCCATACCGGACAACGGATTGGACGAGAATGGCGAAGACTTTCCACCGCTCGAAGATATCACGACGATTCCGGAGGAGGCATCCGAAGAGCTCagagaggaggaagaggaagctGCGGCTGcagccgccgccgccgccgcagCCGCAGCATCCCTCGAGACTCACGTTAGTTCGCGGCAGAAAACTCCCGAGCTGTTACTGTCTGGCGTCAATGGCGACAGGGAAAACCAGAAACCGTCCAA TTGGCCGGGACTGCCGGCAGCCCTTCCATCCCCCGCGTCGCCGTCCGCCGTAATCGTCTCACCGGAAACTCTGTCTAGACACAGCAGCAGCTCACCGTCTCGGGCTCATCACCCGGTAGCCCAATTCGCACTCGCGTTACCATGCCCCTCACAACCGATACCCGCTGTTTGTTACCCGGCACCGGCTTATCTCGAAGTCGCCGATGGACCGGTCAGGAATCTTGGCGC GGACGCCCTGGCGACGACTCTCAGCGCACTTTATGGAAAACTCCTGGTTGTTATGGGGATCGCGTTCCCGATGGCCGAAGTCATATCGACCTACATTCCTCCCTCGTTCTACGAGGCTTTCTATCTTTACCTttattttggaagcatgatttttttgctgTACATGTACGCGATGCTTCTCAGAGacaacaaacccaaacgat CCGACAGCAAACGCAAAGATGTCTGCGATCTGGATTCGTCTGGATCATCCAGCACGACCGGAGGCGACAGCGAGTCTCCGGACAGCGGATTTCCGCACTTGCGACCGGCCCAACACTACGGAAGCTTCTATCTTCGGATGGGCGCTGTTGCCTTTGGCATCGGTTCCATGATTTACTCCGGACTCGAATTTGGCCAATATTTCGAACTCGAACGAAACACCAAGTGCCACAACATCATGCTCGCCCTCACGCCATCCACGCGAATGgccttcattttcattcaaatgtaTTTCATCTTTCTGAACAACGAG CAAATGAAAATCTACCGGCATCGAGTCGTGGCGCGATTCGGGCTGATGCACATGATCGGGACTAATCTATCGGTTTGGCTGAACGTCCTCGTGCAGGAAACTAAGCACGAGATCCTCACGTTTTACGATCCTGAGAATAATTCACTGAGAATTTCTCACAGGCTTG GCTCGAAAGCGGGAATTCATTTGGGAGGTCACATCCACGGTCACCATGGGGAGCACACCAGGCTGCCACGTGGTTTGAAAGGGCCTCACCACATGTTCGAATGTCGAAGGACCAACATAATGGGTTCGCTCGTGCAGGACGCCAGTCCGTTTTTATTTCCGTGCACGATCGAGTACAGTCTCATTTGCGCTGCAATACTGTACGTAATGTGGAAAAACATATCGAAAATAGGACCACTGCATCCGGGAACTCCTCCTGGAACGAGACATCACACTCACGCTTATAG GAGATCGCCGCACCACTACAGCGTGGACTGTGCTGGAGCGCACAAGGGTTTGTTCGTCGGGATATTGATCCTGGTACTGACGATAATATCGttgatattatttttcgtcttgATATCGCGTCCGGAGTTGAAAAGTTTCGCAGTGACGGAAGTGAACGTGTGCGAATTGGCGTTGTACGGGATGTCGACGCTCGCGACCCTGATCGGGATGATACAGATGAGGAAGCTGCGTTACGACGGGAGCAGGAATCTCGAGCTCGATAATATATTGCTGGTCGCTGCTCAGACGGGGATGTTCATTTATTCGACGTTCACGATAATCGGTGGTCATTTCACGCTGCAAGACGAGACGATTCTGGTCCTGATAACGGCCCTGGCGAGCGTCATTCAAACGACTTTCCAGACCATTTTCATTCTCGATTCGTCGAGACGATCGGTCTCGACTCCGGCCCAAATAAAGCGAAAACCGGGCCGGGAAATCGTCACGTTTTTGCTCGTGACGAACCTCGCGATGTGGGCGATCAACACCCTCGAAAAATCTCGGGCCGAGTCCCACCCCGTTCAACTGAATTTCTACGGGCTCTGGGCCTGGACCATCATCACTCACGTCTCCATGCCACTCGCAATTTTCTACCGGTTTCACAGCACCGTGTGCCTCTGCGAGGTCTGGAAAAGGGCGTACAAAGTCAAGCCCACATACATGTGA
- the Vamp7 gene encoding vesicle-associated membrane protein 7 isoform X2, with the protein MPLLYSVVARGTTVLAKHATCAGNFEDVTEHILAKIPPQNDKLTYTQGPYLFHYIYENGIIYMCISDDDFQRSRAFLFLNEIKRRFQAGYGEGAHTAMPYGMNTEFSSVLANEMKHYSTSKDIDTLSKVHGELDELKDIMVRNIDNIAMRGERLELLVYKTENLTASSVTFNKTSRNLARLLFWKSVKLYVIVAVVLVVVIYFIISMCCGGLAWQKCVGN; encoded by the exons ATGCCACTCTTGTACAGCGTAGTGGCTCGAGGGACCACTGTCCTAGCTAAACATGCCACGTGCGCTGGAAACTTCGAAGATGTTACCGAACACATATTGGCAAAAATACCGCCACAAAATGACAAACTCACTTATACCCAGGGACCATACTTGTTCCATTATATCTACGAAAATGGAATTATCTACATGTGCATCTCCGACGAC GACTTTCAAAGATCCAGAGCTTTTTTATTCCTGAACGAGATCAAGAGACGCTTCCAAGCCGGATACGGCGAAGGAGCCCATACCGCAATGCCGTATGGGATGAACACAGAATTTTCTTCAGTATTAGCCAATGAAATG AAACACTACAGTACATCCAAGGACATCGATACTCTATCGAAAGTTCATGGTGAGCTCGACGAATTGAAGGATATTATGGTCAGAAACATCGACAACATAGCAATGAGAGGAGAACGTTTGGAACTTCTCGTATACAAgactgaaaatttgacggcAAGC TCTGTTACTTTCAACAAGACCAGCCGAAATTTGGCTCGTTTGCTGTTTTGGAAAAGCGTCAAACTTTATGTGATCGTTGCTGTAGTATTAGTG GTCGTGatttatttcatcatttccatGTGCTGCGGTGGTCTCGCATGGCAAAAGTGCGTTGGGAACTGA
- the LOC122417108 gene encoding mitochondrial amidoxime reducing component 2-like translates to MDRTRLGYVTALAVGAGSAFFVFWWLWSRKQKAGPPSKWRKVGEISDLMVFPVKSLGPIRENSLECTLLGLKSGWLRDRTLMVIDLDGKFKTARQYPRMVQISPSVAGSVLTLRAPGMMSISIDLAHLKSKNFQATVWGQSVTARDCGEEIARWLSRFLLQEDDGLRLVYYPLDRPSREVRKNNEAFPLIEPADAGAYPDATSYMLINEASISDLNTRVEDPVTPQHFRPNFVVRGAPALEEDEWDWIKIGSVIFRNVKPCTRCIFTTIDPETAVKHPKMEPLKTLKKYRLIEDPVLRPYTGDSPVMGIHLGLKGPNGTVRLGDPVYVGVSEVTEEAPLVSPP, encoded by the exons ATGG ACCGAACTCGACTGGGCTACGTGACAGCATTGGCTGTGGGTGCTGGATCCGCATTCTTCGTGTTTTGGTGGTTATGGTCGCGCAAGCAGAAGGCTGGACCACCCTCAAAATGGCGCAAAGTCGGTGAGATCAGCGATTTGATGGTGTTTCCGGTCAAATCGCTCGGCCCCATAAGAGAAAATTCGTTGGAGTGTACTCTCCTCGGACTCAAGTCCGGCTGGCTCCGGGATCGTACGTTGATGGTCATCGATCtcgatggaaaattcaaaacggCGAGACAATATCCGAGGATGGTGCAG ATATCGCCGAGCGTGGCTGGATCGGTATTGACTCTCCGTGCGCCTGGCATGATGTCGATAAGCATTGATTTGGCGCATTTGAAGAGCAAAAATTTCCAGGCTACCGTTTGGGGACAATCGGTCACGGCCCGAGACTGCGGCGAAGAAATAGCGCGCTGGCTGTCCCGTTTTCTTCTCCAAGAAGACGACGGTCTCAGACTCGTCTATTATCCGTTAGATCGACCGTCGCGAGAAGTTCGAAAGAATAACGAAGCTTTCCCCCTGATCGAGCCCGCCGATGCG GGCGCTTATCCGGACGCGACAAGCTACATGCTCATCAACGAAGCGTCCATTTCCGACCTCAATACTCGCGTCGAAGATCCCGTGACTCCACAACATTTCCGACCCAATTTCGTCGTCCGAGGGGCACCGGCACTCGAGGAAGACGAGTGGGATTGGATCAAAATTGGAAGCGTCATTTTTCGCAACGTCAAACCTTGTACTCGTTGCATCTTCACCACAATCGATCCAGAGACTGCCGTCAAGCATCCTAAAATGGAACCCCTCAAAACTCTCAAAAA GTACCGACTGATAGAGGATCCTGTGCTGAGACCGTACACCGGGGACAGTCCGGTGATGGGTATCCATTTGGGCCTGAAAGGGCCAAACGGAACGGTCCGATTGGGGGATCCGGTGTACGTTGGTGTGTCCGAGGTCACGGAGGAAGCTCCTTTGGTTTCGCCACCGTAG
- the LOC122417095 gene encoding proton channel OtopLc-like isoform X2, producing MLIKETSLSWPGLPAALPSPASPSAVIVSPETLSRHSSSSPSRAHHPVAQFALALPCPSQPIPAVCYPAPAYLEVADGPVRNLGADALATTLSALYGKLLVVMGIAFPMAEVISTYIPPSFYEAFYLYLYFGSMIFLLYMYAMLLRDNKPKRSDSKRKDVCDLDSSGSSSTTGGDSESPDSGFPHLRPAQHYGSFYLRMGAVAFGIGSMIYSGLEFGQYFELERNTKCHNIMLALTPSTRMAFIFIQMYFIFLNNEQMKIYRHRVVARFGLMHMIGTNLSVWLNVLVQETKHEILTFYDPENNSLRISHRLGSKAGIHLGGHIHGHHGEHTRLPRGLKGPHHMFECRRTNIMGSLVQDASPFLFPCTIEYSLICAAILYVMWKNISKIGPLHPGTPPGTRHHTHAYRRSPHHYSVDCAGAHKGLFVGILILVLTIISLILFFVLISRPELKSFAVTEVNVCELALYGMSTLATLIGMIQMRKLRYDGSRNLELDNILLVAAQTGMFIYSTFTIIGGHFTLQDETILVLITALASVIQTTFQTIFILDSSRRSVSTPAQIKRKPGREIVTFLLVTNLAMWAINTLEKSRAESHPVQLNFYGLWAWTIITHVSMPLAIFYRFHSTVCLCEVWKRAYKVKPTYM from the exons ATGCTTATTAAGGAAACTTCCCTCAG TTGGCCGGGACTGCCGGCAGCCCTTCCATCCCCCGCGTCGCCGTCCGCCGTAATCGTCTCACCGGAAACTCTGTCTAGACACAGCAGCAGCTCACCGTCTCGGGCTCATCACCCGGTAGCCCAATTCGCACTCGCGTTACCATGCCCCTCACAACCGATACCCGCTGTTTGTTACCCGGCACCGGCTTATCTCGAAGTCGCCGATGGACCGGTCAGGAATCTTGGCGC GGACGCCCTGGCGACGACTCTCAGCGCACTTTATGGAAAACTCCTGGTTGTTATGGGGATCGCGTTCCCGATGGCCGAAGTCATATCGACCTACATTCCTCCCTCGTTCTACGAGGCTTTCTATCTTTACCTttattttggaagcatgatttttttgctgTACATGTACGCGATGCTTCTCAGAGacaacaaacccaaacgat CCGACAGCAAACGCAAAGATGTCTGCGATCTGGATTCGTCTGGATCATCCAGCACGACCGGAGGCGACAGCGAGTCTCCGGACAGCGGATTTCCGCACTTGCGACCGGCCCAACACTACGGAAGCTTCTATCTTCGGATGGGCGCTGTTGCCTTTGGCATCGGTTCCATGATTTACTCCGGACTCGAATTTGGCCAATATTTCGAACTCGAACGAAACACCAAGTGCCACAACATCATGCTCGCCCTCACGCCATCCACGCGAATGgccttcattttcattcaaatgtaTTTCATCTTTCTGAACAACGAG CAAATGAAAATCTACCGGCATCGAGTCGTGGCGCGATTCGGGCTGATGCACATGATCGGGACTAATCTATCGGTTTGGCTGAACGTCCTCGTGCAGGAAACTAAGCACGAGATCCTCACGTTTTACGATCCTGAGAATAATTCACTGAGAATTTCTCACAGGCTTG GCTCGAAAGCGGGAATTCATTTGGGAGGTCACATCCACGGTCACCATGGGGAGCACACCAGGCTGCCACGTGGTTTGAAAGGGCCTCACCACATGTTCGAATGTCGAAGGACCAACATAATGGGTTCGCTCGTGCAGGACGCCAGTCCGTTTTTATTTCCGTGCACGATCGAGTACAGTCTCATTTGCGCTGCAATACTGTACGTAATGTGGAAAAACATATCGAAAATAGGACCACTGCATCCGGGAACTCCTCCTGGAACGAGACATCACACTCACGCTTATAG GAGATCGCCGCACCACTACAGCGTGGACTGTGCTGGAGCGCACAAGGGTTTGTTCGTCGGGATATTGATCCTGGTACTGACGATAATATCGttgatattatttttcgtcttgATATCGCGTCCGGAGTTGAAAAGTTTCGCAGTGACGGAAGTGAACGTGTGCGAATTGGCGTTGTACGGGATGTCGACGCTCGCGACCCTGATCGGGATGATACAGATGAGGAAGCTGCGTTACGACGGGAGCAGGAATCTCGAGCTCGATAATATATTGCTGGTCGCTGCTCAGACGGGGATGTTCATTTATTCGACGTTCACGATAATCGGTGGTCATTTCACGCTGCAAGACGAGACGATTCTGGTCCTGATAACGGCCCTGGCGAGCGTCATTCAAACGACTTTCCAGACCATTTTCATTCTCGATTCGTCGAGACGATCGGTCTCGACTCCGGCCCAAATAAAGCGAAAACCGGGCCGGGAAATCGTCACGTTTTTGCTCGTGACGAACCTCGCGATGTGGGCGATCAACACCCTCGAAAAATCTCGGGCCGAGTCCCACCCCGTTCAACTGAATTTCTACGGGCTCTGGGCCTGGACCATCATCACTCACGTCTCCATGCCACTCGCAATTTTCTACCGGTTTCACAGCACCGTGTGCCTCTGCGAGGTCTGGAAAAGGGCGTACAAAGTCAAGCCCACATACATGTGA